From one Coffea eugenioides isolate CCC68of chromosome 11, Ceug_1.0, whole genome shotgun sequence genomic stretch:
- the LOC113754472 gene encoding protein SDA1 homolog, whose amino-acid sequence MASAPASLLPDLNPEAITASGKDAEKLNLPALQSKMKSDPEGYEMELHLIYNQFKSSMELFQQQAAMSFTSVSGIAADPTVAKDLGDRALFLAHVTPFYSKHLAQFPRELAQFLRSSARTLPSGLRVHVTQALILLINRKMVDIVDILELFMELQTLGDRTLRTLAFSHIIHNIRRMNQKHKNDPKNRGLQNILFSMLQQEDETKAKRSLITLCDLHRRKVWFDDRTANAICTACFHTSPRIMIATLSFLLDYEKIEDDDNSDDSGSEDEQATQQPQIVLSKEVVYKAKHKGTSSSKKKKQAKLQRAIRSMKKQQRMSSEKNNSSYYSPLNHLKDAQGFAEKLFSRLQTTNERFEVKMMMLKVIARTVGLHRLILLNLYPYFQKYVQSHQRDVTSLLAAAVQACHDMVPPDAVEPLFKQIVNQFVHDRSRSEAISVGLNVVREICLRMPLLMTEDLLQDLVLYRKSHEKAVSSAARSLLTLFREVCPSLLVKKDRGRPADPKARPKAYGEVKVASNVPGFELLKDDNTESEADTDDGFTSSSDIDDDVGPSEVEVAGHSGSSDDGDDDDNDDQDIDDQGTTSEDDSMQEENKDSEDDDANFSPDNTDVISDDDESGKADGHDPAASSGPLSIASETFRTDSGGERGYKAGKRKFSDFNEQLNAASQSLRALKKLAGAREGSTSETNDGILSNEDFQRIKELQAKKEASIALAQHGFKIPSTDQLSAKRVDAAKLEANIRKKMTKEERLALIRAGREERGKYQARTAIKQKKTGGLSNRQKEHKKAMPLAAKRAKVSRSRQEKKRKQQRSGKQFRGRKAWK is encoded by the exons ATGGCGTCAGCACCGGCTTCGTTGTTGCCGGACTTGAATCCGGAGGCTATAACAGCATCGGGAAAGGATGCAGAGAAGCTTAACTTGCCTGCTTTACAGTCCAAAATGAAGTCCGACCCAGAAGGCTACGAAATGGAGCTCCATTTGATCTACAATCAGTTCAAATCGTCCATGGAGCTTTTCCAGCAGCAGGCTGCTATGAGCTTTACCTCCGTAAGTGGTATCGCCGCCGACCCCACCGTCGCCAAGGATTTGGGCGACCGGGCATTGTTCTTGGCCCATGTCACACCCTTTTATTCAAAACACTTGGCCCAATTTCCCAGGGAGCTTGCGCAGTTTCTTCGGTCGTCGGCCCGGACTCTTCCGTCAGGTCTTCGAGTTCATGTCACCCAGGCCCTGATTCTCTTGATTAACAGAAAG ATGGTTGACATTGTGGACATACTGGAACTATTCATGGAGCTTCAGACTCTAGGCGACAGGACTCTGAGGACATTGGCATTTTCACACATTATTCATAACATTAGGCGTATGAATCAAAAGCACAAGAATGATCCAAAGAATCGTGGACTTCAGAATATCTTGTTTTCTATGCTTCAG CAAGAGGATGAAACAAAAGCAAAGAGATCACTCATTACACTTTGTGATCTTCACCGGAGGAAGGTGTGGTTTGATGACAGGACTGCTAATGCTATTTGTACTGCATGCTTTCATACATCACCGAG GATCATGATTGCTACCCTCTCATTCCTTCTTGATTATGAGAAGATTGAAGATGATGATAATAGTGATGATTCAGGCAGTGAAGATGAGCAGGCAACCCAACAGCCTCAGATAGTTCTTAGTAAAGAGGTCGTCTACAAG GCAAAACATAAAGGTACCTCATccagcaaaaagaaaaagcaagcaAAATTGCAGCGTGCCATCCGTAGCATGAAGAAGCAGCAACGCATGTCATCAGAGAAGAACAATTCAAGTTACTATTCACCACTAAACCACTTGAAAGATGCACAG GGATTTGCTGAGAAGCTGTTCTCACGCCTTCAAACTACTAATGAAAGGTTTGAG GTGAAAATGATGATGCTGAAAGTCATTGCACGAACTGTTGGTCTTCATCGCTTAATTCTGCTGAACCTATATCCTTACTTTCAAAAATATGTGCAg TCCCATCAACGTGATGTAACAAGTTTACTTGCAGCAGCTGTTCAGGCTTGCCATGACATG GTTCCACCTGATGCAGTTGAACCATTGTTCAAACAAATAGTGAATCAGTTTGTGCATGATCGATCTCGCTCTGAG GCCATTTCTGTTGGACTGAATGTTGTACGGGAAATATGTCTGCGCATGCCTCTG TTGATGACAGAAGATTTGCTGCAAGACCTTGTGTTATATAGGAAATCACATGAGAAAGCAGTTTCTTCGGCTGCTCGATCACTTCTTACTTTGTTTAGAGAG GTTTGCCCATCACTTTTGGTCAAGAAGGATAGAGGGCGACCTGCTGATCCCAAGGCCAGGCCTAAAGCATATGGTGAAGTCAAGGTCGCTTCCAATGTCCCTGGATTTGAGCTATTGAAAGATGACAATACTGAATCTGAGGCTGATACTGATGATGGATTTACTAGCTCTTCAGATATAGATGATGATGTTGGTCCCAGTGAAGTGGAGGTTGCTGGTCATAGTGGTTCTTCTGATGATGGTGATGACGACGACAATGATGATCAAGATATTGATGACCAGGGTACCACCAGTGAAGATGATAGTATGCAAGAAGAGAATAAAGATTCTGAAGATGATGATGCTAATTTTAGTCCTGATAATACTGATGTTATCAGTGATGACGATGAAAGTGGCAAGGCTGATGGGCATGACCCTGCAGCATCTAGTGGTCCCTTGAGTATTGCTAGTGAAACTTTTAGGACTGATAGTGGTGGTGAAAGGGGATATAAGGCAGGTAAAAGGAAGTTTTCTGATTTCAATGAACAACTGAATGCTGCCAGTCAAAGTCTTCGAGCCTTAAAGAAACTGGCAGGAGCTAGAGAGGGCAGCACCTCAGAGACAAATGATGGTATTCTATCTAATGAGGACTTCCAGAGAATAAAAGAGCTACAG GCCAAAAAGGAGGCAAGTATTGCATTAGCTCAACATGGATTTAAGATTCCAAGCACAGACCAACTTAGTGCTAAAAGAGTTGATGCTGCCAAACTCGAG GCTAATATCCGAAAAAAGATGACCAAGGAAGAAAGGCTAGCACTGATAAGGGCTgggagggaggagagggggaaGTACCAAGCTCGAACAGCTATCAAACAGAAAAAG